In Bacillota bacterium, the genomic stretch CTGAGGAGCACGTTCCTCCCACCGGACGCTTGGGTGAAAAGCTTCGCCCTGCCCCGGCAGAGGATGCACGAACCGGCTATCGGTGCGCCCTGGTGGAACAAGTACGCCCCATCGGGGAAGGAAAGGTGTCGGATCGCCCCGCCACCGCGGACACGGTTTGCTCGTCGACCTCGGAAAGGATGGCGGCCGGAGAGAAACACGCATGCTCCCGCTCTCCGGCCTGGGGCGTGGAGACGACCTCCCCTACTTACCGGAACTGCCCGGCTAGCACTGGCACTTGCCCTTGAGCCCCTCCACGTCCTTGATCACGATCTGGTAGCGACGCTTGTCGAGGATCCCTTCCCGCTCGAACCGGTTCAGGACCACGGTCGTGTTCTCCCGCGCCGAGCCGATCATCTCCGCGAGATCCCGGTGGGTGAGGCGAAACCCGATGAGGATCCCGGTTTTCGTCTTCACCCCGTACTCGTGGGACAGGCGCAACAGCTGTCGGGAGAGGCGGGCCTGGATGTCCCGGAACGCCAGGTCCTCCACGATTTCCTCGAGGTCCCGCACCCACAGCCCAAACAGCTGCAAGAGCCTGAGGAGGATCTCCGGGCGATGGCGGGCCCAGGACAGGAACGCGTCCCGGTCCACCCGGATGAGCTCGCTCTCCTCGATGGCCTCGGCGTGGTGG encodes the following:
- a CDS encoding Crp/Fnr family transcriptional regulator, producing the protein EGKIKLSYLDPSGKRITLALRGAGEMFGEMALVGEQHRRHHAEAIEESELIRVDRDAFLSWARHRPEILLRLLQLFGLWVRDLEEIVEDLAFRDIQARLSRQLLRLSHEYGVKTKTGILIGFRLTHRDLAEMIGSARENTTVVLNRFEREGILDKRRYQIVIKDVEGLKGKCQC